ACCGGTCAGCGGGAGATTGTAGGCAACTTTCCAGGTATGACCTTTGCACCGCGGTTCTCACCCGATGGGCAGAGTGTTGTCATGAGCTTGCAGCAGGGTAGCAATGCAAACATCTTCAAGATGGATTTGCGGTCGCGGCAGACGACCCGCTTGACCAATTCAGCTGCCATTGATACGAGCCCGTCGTTCTCCCCGGACAGCCAACGCATTGTGTTCGAATCCGATCGGGGAGGCTCACAGCAGCTTTATGTGATGAGTGCATCTGGCGGCCAAGCTCAGCGGATTTCCTTTGGCCCGGGGCGCTATTCGACACCGGTCTGGTCTCCGCGGGGCGATCTGATCGCCTTTACCAAGCAGCACCAGGGCCGGTTTATGATTGGCGTGATGCGGCCTGATGGGAAAGGCGAGCGGGTTCTCACTGAGGGCTATCATAACGAAGGGCCAGCATGGTCTCCGAATGGCCGCGTGCTTGTGTTTTTCCGCGATACTCCCGGGGCCAATGGCGGTCCTCAAGTATGGACCGTAGACTTAACCGGATACAATGAACAAAGGCTGGAAACCCCGGCATTTGCATCAGATCCGTCTTGGTCGCCATTGATCGATTGAGACAACGAATAACGATTTGTTTACCAGCCTTATTGAGAGCGCATTAACCGACTTTGGCTAGAAAGCGTTTACCAAGATATTTGGGCACATTGGAAAAGCCGGTGTCGCGGGCTGGGGTAAGGAGACAGGAATGTTCAATATGGTGAGTGCCTCCAGTGGCGCGCGTTGGATTGCAGTCTGTTTTGCAGTCCTTTTTGCCGCGGCTTGTGCGCAAACGAAGCCGGACGGATTGGCGACAAACGTCAAGCCGGGGACCGGACAGGATTTCGTGGTGAATGTCGGGGACCGAGTGTTCTTCGAAGAGGACCAATCAACTTTGAACTCGCAAGGTCAGGCAACGCTGGCCAATCAGGCGAAGTGGCTCAGCCGGTATTCTAAGTACACGATCACCGTTGAAGGTCATGCTGATGAGCGCGGTACCCGCCAGTATAATATTGCGCTTGGTGCAAGACGTGCACAAGCTGCTCGTGATTACCTCGTATCCCAGGGTGTTTCTGCCTCCCGGATCAAAACGATTTCGTACGGCAAAGAACGGCCAGTTGCCGTTTGTAACGACAACAGCTGCTGGTCTCAGAACCGGCGGGCGGTCACTGTGTTGAACAACGCGACCAACTGATCAACGCTCGAATAACGCTACAAACGCCGGGTTTTTGCCCGGCGTTTTTATTTGCCCGGAGCAAAAACACGCCGTTTCCAGGCTTGTTTGTCAAAATTTGGCCGAACTCGGAGCGCCATTTGCGCTAGAATTCAGCGTGCGGCCATCCGGGTGAGTACCTCTCCCTGCCAATCAGATGGCTTTCCATTTATCGGTATTGGTATATGACAAGTGGCTGCACAGCGGAGGGACGAATGAAACAGTTTTACAGGCTGGTATGCCCTGTATTGGCCGTAATGCTCATCTCAGTGGCAACGCCATCTCATGCGCAACTTTTCGGTAAACGGAATGACGATTCCAGTGTCCGTATCGGACAGTTGGAAGAGCAAATTCGGGTCTTAACCGGCCAAATCGAGCAAATGGCGTTTCAAATGCGTGAATTGCAGGATCAAATGCGCCGGATGCAGGAAGACAACGAATACCGTTTTCAGCAGCTTGAAGGCGGGACGCCCGGCAAACGGTCGGACGCTTCACCTGGGCTGGTGCCGGATGGCACACCTCAGTCTGAAGGCCTGGTCGCACCCGGCGGTGGATTAGCAACCCTTCCTGCCGACGGTTCTGGAGATGGTGATTGGTCCCAATCGGGCGGATATGAAGCCGGCTCAGGCATTCCGTCGAATGGACCGATTGATTTGTCTTCGTTGGCACAAGGTCAGGTCGTGCCACCGGGAGCAGCGCAAGACACCACGCCCAGCCCAGAGTTCTCGACAGACGATGACCAGATTGCCGGTATCATTGGAAGTGGTGACCCGCGGACGGATTACGACCGAGCATATTCCATGGCAGTGAATGGAGATTATGCTGCGGCAGAGGCTGGTTTTCGTACCTTCTTGGAGAGCTATCCGGACAATCAACTGGCGGCAAATGCGCAGTACTGGCTCGGCGAAAGCCTCCTGGCCCAGCAGAACTTCCGCGAGGCAGCGGACGCATTTTTGAAAACCTACCGGGATCATCCTGGCAATTCAAAAAGCCCGGACAGTTTGCTGAAGCTCGGCGTGTCGCTTCGCGGGCTCGGGGAAACTGATGTTGCCTGCGCGACGTTTTCAGAACTCTTGAGCAAATTTCCAAATGCTGCGCCGGCGGTTTTGTCACAAGCGCGGGATGAACGCCAAAGTGCCCAGTGTTCGTAACCAGCCGGATCCGTATTCCGGGCTCACTGACCGGGAAATTGACCAACTATTTCATTCATTGAAAAACTTCTCAAAAATTGCTCTTGCTGTCTCCGGTGGTGGAGACTCAGTTTGTTTGCTGCTCGCCTTTTGTGAATGGCGATCGAGACGAAACTGGGAAGGAGCGTGCGAGGTGGTCGTTGTTGATCACCAACTGCGTCCAGAAAGCTCTCAAGAAGCGTGCTTTGTTCGGGAACTGAGTGAACAACATGGTTTGCGCTGCCATATTCTGAAATGGACGGATGACAAGCCGGAAACTGGTGTTCAAGAGGCGGCGCGCGGCGCGCGATACCAGTTGATCGCAAAACAGACAGCTGTGTCGGGTTTTGAGGCCGTTCTTCTCGCGCATCATCTCGATGACCAGGCTGAAACGTTTCTCGATCGTTTGACCCGTGGGAGCGGATTAAACGGGCTTGGCGCCATGGCTTCAGATGAACCTGAAGGACCTGCCGGTCTTCGTTTGCTGCGCCCGTTTCTCGGTGTGCCCAAAAGCCGTCTTTTAGCAACCTTAGAAGAACGGGATCAAAAATGGTGTGACGATCCTTCAAATAAGAGTTTGAAATACAAGCGCAGCCGTTTGCGGTCGATTTCGAGCACTCTCTCCGAAGAGGGGTTGTCGCCGAGCCGGATTGCCACAACAGCACGGCAGCTGAGGCGTGCGCGCGAAGCTCTGGAGATGGTCCTCGCGGAGCTTTTTCGACAGCATGTCGAGGAACATCCGGCAGGACCGGTCAAGACTTCGACACTGGTGTTTCGCGCCCAGTCAGAAGAATTCAGGCTGCGTTTGCTCATTCTCATGATCGAGCGGGTAACGGGCCGGGTTTATCAGCCGAAGTTACGGAAGATCGAAGCCCTCGATCACTGGATTTTGAACAACAACGCAGGGCGCCAAACATTGGGTGGAGCCGTTCTGGAAATAAAACGGGATACTCTATTTGTTTGGAAAGAAATCGGCCGATCACCGCCTGAGGTTCTTGAGAACCTCCGCGGAGAGGGAAATTGGGATGCCCGATTTTTGTTCGATGTTCAAGCCGCCGCCGGCGCACCTTCGAGCAGTATGGCTGTCAGCCTCGGCCCGCTGTTCAATGCGCCGGTCGACCGGCGGCAGGTTTCCTGGCCAAATGGGTGGCCAAAGGAGGCGTTTGAAAGCGCGCCGGTTTTCTGGATTGGAAACGGGCCGGTGGGCGTTCGGTGTGCGGCCTCATTGATCTGGCATGATGCAGGGCGTGGCGGGTGCGAAATTTCACTTCAGCGTATCCCCGTTCCGGTAAAATTGGCCGGTAACTATAGGACAGATCTTGAGGGGTCTTAGGTTTTCCGCGGTTTTCGCGGGCGCAAACATCTGTTAGGGGTGTGTCTTAAGAAAATAGTCAGTGTGCATGCGCAATATGGCGCACCACCTTGGCATAGGGCTATGGGCGACCTATCTTCGCTAAAAGAAATGTAACCGCGCGCATTCTAATAAAGTCGCGTCGGGCGGTTAAGGGATAGAAATGAACGCACATTTTCGCAACTTCGCGCTCTGGGTGATAATCGCCCTTCTGCTGATCGCTTTGTTCCAGCTGTTTCAGAGCCCAACACAGAACAGCGTAACGGACGAGATCGCTTTCTCTGAGTTCATGAATAAAGTCGATCGCGGTGACGTGCGATCGGTGACAATTCAGGAACAGAAGATCTCCGGCAGCTCGACGACGGGTCCGTTCCAGACATACGCGCCCGAAGGCGCGCAATATGTCGAGGAACTTCGCACAAAAGGCGTCCTGATCAACGCTCGTCCGCCGGCTGAAAGCTCACCGCTCCTCGGCGCTCTGTTCTCTTGGCTTCCGATGCTCATCATTCTTGGCATCTGGATTTTCGTAATGCGGCAAATGCAAGGCTCTGGCGGCAAAGCCATGGGCTTTGGCAAGTCCAAAGCGAAACTGCTGACCGAAGCGCACGGCCGGGTCACATTCGAAGACGTTGCCGGCATAGATGAAGCTAAAGAAGATCTTCAGGAAATCGTTGAGTTCTTGCGTGATCCGCAAAAATTCCAGCGGCTCGGCGGTCGGATTCCGCGCGGCGTGCTACTGGTCGGCCCTCCGGGTACCGGTAAAACCCTGACCGCCCGTGCGGTTGCGGGTGAAGCAAACGTGCCATTCTTCACGATCTCCGGCTCTGACTTTGTGGAAATGTTTGTCGGCGTGGGTGCAAGCCGCGTGCGCGACATGTTCGAGCAAGCCAAGAAAAATGCACCGTGCATCATCTTTATCGATGAGATTGACGCCGTTGGCCGTCACCGCGGTGCAGGCCTTGGTGGTGGGAATGATGAGCGTGAGCAGACGCTCAACCAGCTTCTCGTCGAGATGGACGGGTTTGAGCCGAACGAGGGCATCATCATCATCGCGGCAACCAACCGTCCGGACGTACTTGATCCTGCGCTTCTGCGCCCGGGCCGGTTCGACCGTCAGATTGTCGTTCCGAACCCGGACGTGACTGGCCGCGAAAAGATCCTCAAGGTCCACATGCGGAAAGTGCCACTGGCTCCGGATGTCGATGTGCGCACACTGGCACGCGGCACACCAGGCTTCTCGGGTGCCGATCTCATGAACCTTGTGAACGAGGCCGCCCTTCTTGCCGCCCGCCGGTCCAAGCGCTTGGTCACGATGGCCGAGTTCGAGGACGCCAAGGATAAGGTCATGATGGGTGCAGAGCGCCGCACCTTGGTGATGACTGAGGAAGAAAAGAAGCTGACCGCCTACCATGAAGCCGGGCATGCACTTGTCGCTCTTCATCAGGAAGCTTCTGATCCCATCCACAAGGCAACGATCATCCCGCGCGGGCGCGCGCTTGGTATGGTCATGCGGTTGCCGGAAAAAGATCAGGTGTCTTTGACACGTGCCAAGTGTAAAGCCGATTTGGCTGTTGCCATGGGTGGTCGCGTTGCCGAAGAAATGATCTTCGGATATGAGAAGGTGACCTCAGGCGCATCTGGTGACATCCAGATGGCGACCAAACTTGCCCGCGCGATGGCAACCCAATTCGGTATGTCCGACAAGCTTGGGCCATTGCTGTACGGCGAAAACCAGGAAGAGGTTTTCCTCGGTCATTCCGTCGCAAAGAACCAGAACGTGGCGGATGAGACCCAGAAGATCGTCGATGCTGAAATCAAATCCTTCGTCAATCAGGGATATGAGACAGCGAAGAAAATCCTTGGTGATCACGAAGACCAATTGCACAGCATTGCCAAAGGTCTACTCGAATACGAGACGCTCTCCGGCGATGAGATCAAGGGCTTGCTGGATGGCAAGCCGCCGGTGCGGGACACTGATGACGATCAGCCGATTGGCCGGTCCTCTGCGGTGCCGAAAGCGGGAGCCAAGCGCGGCGGCGATGAGCCAAGCGGCGGCATGGAGCCTCAGCCACAGGCCTAATACGCTCTACGACTGAACAACAAAAGTGCCCGGTGTCTCACCGGGCACTTTTCATGTGTTTGAATAGATATGAACCGGCTGCTGGTGGTAACATTTGCTCATAAGATGTGACACACGGCGCCGGAAATCTCGGTTACAACGACAAAGATTCGAAAACGACAAGGTTTGGTTTATGCGCAAGTTCTTCGGCACCGACGGGATTCGCGGGCAGGCGAATGCCTATCCAATGACCGCGGAGATGGCACTTAAGATCGGCATGGCGGCGGGCCTGGTGTTCAAGAATGGCGGGCATCGCCATCGCGTTGTCATCGGAAAAGACACGAGACTATCCGGTTACATGCTGGAAAATGCTCTGGTGGCGGGTTTCACATCAGTCGGTATGGATGTTTTCCTGCTTGGGCCTCTTCCAACCCCTGCCGTTGCGATGTTGACCCGTTCCTTGCGTACGGATCTTGGTGTGATGATCTCCGCATCTCACAATCCCTTCCAGGACAATGGCATCAAATTCTTCGGGCCTGATGGCTTCAAACTGAGTGACGAAATCGAGAAGTCCATCGAAACCCTCGTCGAAAGCGATCTGACACCGCATCTCGCCAACGCTCAGGAGCTTGGGCGTGCCAAACGGATTGATGGTGCCCAAGAGCGCTATATCGAAACTGCAAAGCGCACCCTGCCGCGCAAAATGAGCCTGGAAGGCCTGCGGGTCGTTGTCGATTGCGCCAACGGAGCTGCCTACAAAGTTGCGCCGGATGCTCTTTTTGAGCTCGGTGCTGATGTAATCCGTATGGGCGTTTCTCCGGACGGGTTTAACATCAACAAGGATTGCGGGTCGACGTCCACAGATGCGTTGTCCAAGAAGGTTCATGAAGTGCGCGCGGACATCGGCATTGCCCTTGATGGTGATGCGGATCGGGTAATCATCGTAGATGAAAACGGAACTGTAGTTGACGGTGACCAGCTGATGGCGGTGGTTGCCCAATCCTGGCAAGCCAATGGTCGCTTGGCGGGCAACGGTATCGTTGCAACTGTTATGTCCAATCTTGGCTTGGAACGGTATTTGGGGGATCTGGGGCTCGGACTTGAGCGCACAAAAGTCGGCGACCGTTATGTGGTCGAACATATGCGCGCCAATGGCTTCAACGTGGGCGGGGAGCAGTCCGGTCATATTGTGCTGTCGGACTTCGCGACCACAGGTGACGGGCTGATTGCCGCACTTCAGATTATGGCTTGTATCAAGCAGCAGGATAAACCTGTGTCAGAAGTTTGCCGCCGGTTTGAACCTGTTCCGCAAATCCTGAAAAACGTCCGCTACAAAGGCGGTGCGCCGCTTCAGCATTCCGAGGTAAAATCTGCGATTGAGGACGGCGAAGCCCGCCTCGGCACATCCGGACGTCTCGTGATCAGAGCCTCTGGGACAGAACCGTTGATTCGGGTTATGGCCGAAGGCGATGACGCGGATTTGGTTAAACAAGTTGTGAACGATATTGCCGGGGTTGTTGCGTCTTCCGCTGCGTAGCGCTTGCGGCCTCTTGGAATCGCTTATGTTCTTAACAATAAAGCCAGCTGATTCAGCTGGCTTTTTTAATGTTTGGTAAAAAGCAGGGGGCAAGATTTACCATTCATTTACGTAAAAAAACTCGGTTAAAGAACACAGTTAAGTCAACCTTAATGAATAGGCGTCATTTTTGGCCTCGAGATTGGTGTGTCGGCAATTAAATGCAGACGCTACATCGGAAGAGGACGAAGACATGGATAGATTTTTTAAACGTTTGTCTTTGACCGGCTTTGCTGTTGTGCTGTCCACTGCGGGTTTTGCAGCAGACTTGCCGACGCCGGTCATTGAACACGTACCGGTCGCTCCGGCGGCCGTCGGCGGTTTCTACCTGCGGGGTGACATCGGCTACAAGGTCTACGGCGACCCAAGTGGAAGCTTCAACGACTCCGCGATCGGTGGACTGCGCTATGAGCGCGAGAGCCTCGACAACACCTGGATGATTGGTGCAGGTGTCGGTTACCAGTTCAACCGCTACTTCAGAAGTGATGTGACGGTCGACTATGAGGCCAAGGCAACCGCAACTGGCTACGCGCCGTGTGGTGGCTGTGCAGCTGCAGGTCAATTCTCAACCGAGAAGGCCGACATTGACGTCTGGACAGTCATGCTGAACGGTTATGTCGATCTTGCGACCTGGAACCGGATCACACCTTATGTCGGTGCCGGTATCGGTGCATCATACGTGAGTGCAAGCAACAAAACGTCGCTCAATCCGGACGGCACGTTCTCCAGCTACGACGGCAGCAACGGCGACTGGAATTTCGCCTGGGCCTTGATGGCAGGTGCAGAATATGCTGTCACGCCGAATTGGAGCATCGACGCTGGCTACCGGTATAAGGACCTCGGCGAGGCGAAAACCGTGAAGCTTTATAACGTTGGTACGGGTGAATCCCGTGAAGTGTGGGAAGACTTGACCGCTCACGAATTCCGCATTGGTGCGCGCTACACATTCAACGCACCTGCAGCGGCTCCGGCATATTATCCAGCCGGGCCGATCACGAGTAATTTCTGATTTTCCAGCATACGTGTTGGCGAAAGGGCCGGTCATCGACCGGCCCTTTTTCTTGTCTTTTTCGCAATTGAATTGACGTAACTGCCTTTCAGCTTTATCCCCATAGGTGGGCCACCCCTCCCCAACGAGGGGCTCCTATCTGTGAGGGTAGACTTGAAATGAGCATAGTAATCTCCAAGCCGGACGTGCGTCCGGCCAATCCTAATTTTTCTTCTGGTCCCTGTTCCAAGCGTCCCGGCTGGTCGCTGGAAGCGCTTTCCGATGCGCCGCTTGGACGGTCGCACCGCGCCAAGCCGGGCAAGGCCAAACTTGCGGAAGCCATTGAGCTGACACGCAAGGTGCTGAACGTGCCGGACGATTACCGCATTGGCATCGTTCCGGCTTCCGATACCGGCGCAGTTGAAATGGCCATGTGGTCGCTGCTCGGTGCCCGGGGCGTCGACATGCTTGCCTGGGAAAGCTTCGGATCTGGTTGGGTGACCGATGTGGTCAAACAGCTGAAGCTGGAAAATGTCCGCAAGATAGAAGCGCCTTATGGCGAGCTGCCGGACCTTTCGACGGTCGACTTTTCGAATGATGTCGTCTTCACATGGAATGGGACCACATCCGGCGTCCGTGTGCCGGACGGAGACTGGATTCCAGCGAACCGTGAAGGTTTGACAATCTGCGATGCGACTTCGGCCGCATTCGCGCAGGAGCTGGACTTTGCCAAGCTCGATGTGGTGACGTTTTCCTGGCAAAAGGTGCTTGGCGGTGAAGCCGCACATGGCATGCTGATCCTCAGCCCGCGCGCTGTCGAACGCCTTGAAACTTATTCTCCGGCTTGGCCCTTGCCGAAGATTTTCCGCCTGACCAAAGGCGGGAAGCTGATTGAAGGGATTTTCCGCGGCGAGACGATCAACACGCCGTCCATGCTGTGCGTTGAAGACTATCTCGATGCCCTGAAGTGGGCGGAAGATCTGGGTGGTTTGGCCGGTCTTGTGGCGCGCGCTGACGGCAACCTTGAGGTTCTGGCTGATTGGGTTGACCAGACCTCCTGGGTTGATTTCTTGCCGAAGGATCCTGTGACCCGGTCCAACACATCTGTCTGTCTGACTGTGGTTGATCCGGACATTCTGGCGCTGTCCGATGAGCACCAGGCCGCTTTCGCGAAGGGCATGGTTTCCATGCTCGACAGTGAAGGCGTTGCTTATGACATCGGCGCTTACCGGGATGCACCATCCGGCCTTCGGATCTGGGCAGGTGCAACCGTTGAGGCCAGTGATCTGAAAGCGCTGACGTCCTGGCTGGACTGGGCCTTCCAAACCGAAAAAGCGAAACACGCTCAGGCCGCCTGAGCCTGTTCTTTGAACAACTAAGTCCAATGCCGGGTGGTACGCTGCCCGGACAGGTATTGATGTCAAGGAGAGGCTCATATGGCCCCGAAAGTATTGATTTCTGACAAGTTGTCTCCAGCTGCCGTACAGATCTTCAAGGATCGCGGTGTGGAGGCGGATTTCCTGCCCGATGTTGGCAAGGACAAGGAAAAGCTGCGCGAGATCATCGGTCAGTATGATGGCCTGGCAATCCGCTCTGCTACGAAGGTGACGGAAAAGATCATCGCTGCAGCGGACAACCTGAAGGTTGTCGGCCGTGCAGGGATTGGCGTCGACAATGTTGACATTCCCAAGGCCACGGCACGTGGCATCATCGTGATGAACACGCCTTTCGGCAATGCCATTACGACGGCCGAACATGCGATATCCATGATGATGGCGGTGGCCCGTCAAATACCGGCCGCTGATGCGTCGACCCAGGCCGGCAAATGGGAAAAGTCCCGGTTCATGGGCCGCGAGATCACCGGCAAAACCTTGGGCCTGATCGGCTGCGGAAACATCGGATCGATCGTTGCCGAGCGGGGTATCGGTCTCAAGATGAAGGTGATTGCCTTTGACCCTTTCCTGACGCCGGAACGGGCACTGGCGCTCGGCGTCGAGAAGGTGGAGTTGGATGGGCTTCTCTCTCGGTCGGACTTCATCACGTTGCACACACCGCTGACTGACAAGACGCGGAACACCATTGATGCTGCCGCGATCGCTCAAATGCGGGACGGGGCCTACCTCATCAACTGTGCCCGCGGCGGTCTTGCTGATGAACAGGCCGTCCGTGATGCGCTTGATAGCGGGAAACTTGCGGGCGCTGCTTTCGACGTCTTTGTCGATGAACCGGCCAAGGAAAATGTGCTTTTCGGCGCGCCGACCTTCGTGTCCACACCGCATCTTGGAGCCTCAACGGAGGAAGCCCAAGAGAACGTTGCTCTGCAGGTTGCCGAGCAAATGTGTGATTACCTTTTGAGCGGTGCCGTCCGGAATGCGCTCAACATGCCGTCAATTACGGCAGAAGAGGCGCCGAAACTGGCGCCTTTTGTCCGGTTGGCTGAGCAGTTGGGGTCTTTTGCCGGACAGCTTACTGAAACCGGGATTGAGCGCGTTCGCCTGGAATATGCCGGTGCAGTTGCCGACATGAACGTTCAGGCACTGACGTCGGCTGCACTCACTGGTTTGCTGACGCCGCTTTTACAGACCGTCAACATGGTCTCTGCACCCATCCTGGCGAAGGAAAGGGGCATGCAGATCGAAGAGGTCCGGCGCGACAAACAGGGGGCGTATGAGACCTACATCCGCCTGACTGTGGAAACGGAGCGCCAAAGCCGCTCCGTCGCCGGGACGGTGTTCGCTGACGGGAAGCCCCGGATCATCCAGGTGAAGGGCATCAATATGGAAGCTGAGCTCGGCGAGCACATGCTTTACATCACCAATGAAGACAAACCGGGCTTTATCGGCCACCTTGGAATGGAACTGGGTAACAACGAGGTAAATATTGCGACCTTCAACCTCGGCCGGACAGCGCCAGGAGAGGAAGCGATATGTCTTGTTGAAGTGGATGCCCCGGTCTCAAAAGAGGTCATGGCCCGCTTGGAGACGGTCTCCCATGTGAAGCAAGTCAAGCCGCTTCGCTTTTGACACCAATAGCGCCCGGATGAGATGTCAGCCGGGCGCTCGCTATTTTGCTGATGTGGATACTGGTTTGAAACGGGCGAAGAGCCGCCCATCAAGAACGACCAACCCACTTAACAAGAGTGCGAAGCCGGCCAGTTGAATCGCCGACAATTCTTCACCCAATAAAAGCCATCCAAAAAACAAGGCGCTGGCGGGCACCAGTAGCGTGACCAGTGAAGCGTTGGTTGCTCCCGCTTCTGCAAGAAGCCGGAAGTACATCAGGTAAGCAAGTGCAGTCGCGAAGATCCCGAGGGCGAGAACGTTGAGCCAGGCAATGACGCTTGGATCCGCTACGCTCCAAGAACGGGATGCGAACAGAGCGATCGGGGCCATGATCAGGGTTGATCCGGACAATTGACCGGTTGCCGAGATCAGGGGCGGGAGGCCTTTGAAGCGTTTGGCAAAGGTCGCTGCAAAGGCATAGGATAGCGCTGCTCCCAGACATGCCGCCTGAGCCCACAAAGGGTCTGAGACTATGCCGGACAAGCTGCCGGAGAGCATCGTTGCGACGCCGGCGATTCCGAGAGCAATACCGGCAATCTTGTGAATGCCGAGAGTTTCCTGGCGGAACAGGACACCGGCTACCAAAACCGTGAAGACCGGTGTCGTCGCGTTTAGGATAGACGCAAGACCCGCCCCGATCACAGTCTGTCCGGCAAAGAGCAGTGAAAACGGGATAACGTTGTTCAAGAGGCCCATAGCCAGAAACGAGGCCGCCATCTTTAAGGGAAACTGCTCCAAAGTGCCTTGGGCCCAGAGCACAAGCCAAAGCGCGAGACAGGCGGATGCGACGCGGAAAAACACCAGGGTCAACGCAGGGATCTCGGCAACCGCAACCTTGGCAAAGATAAACGATCCTCCCCAAATCGCGCCGAGACAAATCAGCAAGATCCAATGCTGCAATTTCATGAGGGAGCTCCAACCAGGTGAATGTCTACCGGGTACCATGTGTTTTCGGTTCCCGACACCCGAAAACCGAGCGAATGTTGGATGCGCAGGCTTGTCTTGCGCAGCGATAAAATGAACAAGCACCGGAATTGAGGAGAGTTTGATCGGTAGCTTGCGCAATTCTTCAATTAAATGGCCGGGAAGACTCGCGCGGCCAACCAATCCTGTCTATAGTCCGCGCCGTTTGCCCCGGGGACTTGTCCGGGGCTTGTTGTGTTGGCGTCAAGGACGTCACGAACCTGCTTTAGGAGAGCAAAAGCTAGATGGCGAATGTGGTTGTTGTCGGTTCGCAATGGGGTGACGAAGGCAAAGGCAAGATTGTCGACTGGTTGTCGGAACAAGCCGATGTCATTGTAAGGTTCCAGGGCGGACACAACGCTGGACATACACTCGTCATTGACGGTGTGAGCTACAAGCTCTCCTTGCTGCCATCCGGTGTGGCTCGTCCAGGCAAACTGTCTGTGATCGGCAATGGTGTGGTGCTGGATCCCCATGCGTTGGCCGAAGAGGTCAAGCGGCTCGGCGAGCAAGGCGTTGTTGTTACGCCTGAAAGCCTGCGGGTGGCTGAAAACGCAACCTTGATCCTGTCTTTGCACCGGGAACTGGACGCGCTTCGCGAAAATTCCAACACCGGCACCAAGATCGGCACAACAAAGCGCGGTATCGGTCCGGCATATGAAGATAAGGTTGGCCGCCGTGCGATCCGTTTGATGGATCTGAAAAACCTTACAACGCTTCCGGCGAAAATCGACCGGCTTCTGACCCACCACAATGCTTTGCGCCGGGGTCTGGGGCAGGACGAAGTCTCAGCGGACGCCATTTTCGAAGAGCTGTCCAGTGTCGCAGATCAGGTTCTGCCTTACATGGATAAGGTCTGGTACTTGCTCGACGAGCAACGCCGACAAGGCAAACGGATTCTCTTCGAAGGGGCTCAAGGGGCTCTTCTCGACATCGATCATGGTACATACCCGTTCGTGACATCTTCCAACACTGTTGCCGGACAGGCCGCGACAGGTTGCGGTCTCGGGCCAGGTTCCGTCGACTATGTCCTTGGGATTACGAAGGCTTACACCACGCGTGTGGGTGAGGGGCCTTTCCCGACCGAGCAACAAAACGAGGTTGGTGAGTTTCTTGGGACGCGTGGTCATGAGTTCGGCACGGTGACCGGCCGCCGCCGCCGCTGCGGCTGGTTCGATGCGGTTCTTGTGCGTCAGACCGTTTGTACGTCCGGTATCAATGGTATCGCACTGACCAAGCTTGATGTTCTGGATGGTCTTGAGGAAATCAAGATCTGCGTTGGCTACGAACTCGACGGCGAGCGCCTCGACTATCTTCCAGCGTCGCAAGGCGCACAGGAACGGGTCAAGCCGATCTATGAGAGCATGCCGGGTTGGAAAGAATCCACTGAAGGTGCGCGCACCTGGGCTGAACTTCCGGCGCAAGCGATCAAATATG
This window of the Roseibium alexandrii DFL-11 genome carries:
- the pal gene encoding peptidoglycan-associated lipoprotein Pal — translated: MFNMVSASSGARWIAVCFAVLFAAACAQTKPDGLATNVKPGTGQDFVVNVGDRVFFEEDQSTLNSQGQATLANQAKWLSRYSKYTITVEGHADERGTRQYNIALGARRAQAARDYLVSQGVSASRIKTISYGKERPVAVCNDNSCWSQNRRAVTVLNNATN
- the ybgF gene encoding tol-pal system protein YbgF, which codes for MKQFYRLVCPVLAVMLISVATPSHAQLFGKRNDDSSVRIGQLEEQIRVLTGQIEQMAFQMRELQDQMRRMQEDNEYRFQQLEGGTPGKRSDASPGLVPDGTPQSEGLVAPGGGLATLPADGSGDGDWSQSGGYEAGSGIPSNGPIDLSSLAQGQVVPPGAAQDTTPSPEFSTDDDQIAGIIGSGDPRTDYDRAYSMAVNGDYAAAEAGFRTFLESYPDNQLAANAQYWLGESLLAQQNFREAADAFLKTYRDHPGNSKSPDSLLKLGVSLRGLGETDVACATFSELLSKFPNAAPAVLSQARDERQSAQCS
- the tilS gene encoding tRNA lysidine(34) synthetase TilS; this encodes MNAKVPSVRNQPDPYSGLTDREIDQLFHSLKNFSKIALAVSGGGDSVCLLLAFCEWRSRRNWEGACEVVVVDHQLRPESSQEACFVRELSEQHGLRCHILKWTDDKPETGVQEAARGARYQLIAKQTAVSGFEAVLLAHHLDDQAETFLDRLTRGSGLNGLGAMASDEPEGPAGLRLLRPFLGVPKSRLLATLEERDQKWCDDPSNKSLKYKRSRLRSISSTLSEEGLSPSRIATTARQLRRAREALEMVLAELFRQHVEEHPAGPVKTSTLVFRAQSEEFRLRLLILMIERVTGRVYQPKLRKIEALDHWILNNNAGRQTLGGAVLEIKRDTLFVWKEIGRSPPEVLENLRGEGNWDARFLFDVQAAAGAPSSSMAVSLGPLFNAPVDRRQVSWPNGWPKEAFESAPVFWIGNGPVGVRCAASLIWHDAGRGGCEISLQRIPVPVKLAGNYRTDLEGS
- the ftsH gene encoding ATP-dependent zinc metalloprotease FtsH — translated: MNAHFRNFALWVIIALLLIALFQLFQSPTQNSVTDEIAFSEFMNKVDRGDVRSVTIQEQKISGSSTTGPFQTYAPEGAQYVEELRTKGVLINARPPAESSPLLGALFSWLPMLIILGIWIFVMRQMQGSGGKAMGFGKSKAKLLTEAHGRVTFEDVAGIDEAKEDLQEIVEFLRDPQKFQRLGGRIPRGVLLVGPPGTGKTLTARAVAGEANVPFFTISGSDFVEMFVGVGASRVRDMFEQAKKNAPCIIFIDEIDAVGRHRGAGLGGGNDEREQTLNQLLVEMDGFEPNEGIIIIAATNRPDVLDPALLRPGRFDRQIVVPNPDVTGREKILKVHMRKVPLAPDVDVRTLARGTPGFSGADLMNLVNEAALLAARRSKRLVTMAEFEDAKDKVMMGAERRTLVMTEEEKKLTAYHEAGHALVALHQEASDPIHKATIIPRGRALGMVMRLPEKDQVSLTRAKCKADLAVAMGGRVAEEMIFGYEKVTSGASGDIQMATKLARAMATQFGMSDKLGPLLYGENQEEVFLGHSVAKNQNVADETQKIVDAEIKSFVNQGYETAKKILGDHEDQLHSIAKGLLEYETLSGDEIKGLLDGKPPVRDTDDDQPIGRSSAVPKAGAKRGGDEPSGGMEPQPQA
- the glmM gene encoding phosphoglucosamine mutase; amino-acid sequence: MRKFFGTDGIRGQANAYPMTAEMALKIGMAAGLVFKNGGHRHRVVIGKDTRLSGYMLENALVAGFTSVGMDVFLLGPLPTPAVAMLTRSLRTDLGVMISASHNPFQDNGIKFFGPDGFKLSDEIEKSIETLVESDLTPHLANAQELGRAKRIDGAQERYIETAKRTLPRKMSLEGLRVVVDCANGAAYKVAPDALFELGADVIRMGVSPDGFNINKDCGSTSTDALSKKVHEVRADIGIALDGDADRVIIVDENGTVVDGDQLMAVVAQSWQANGRLAGNGIVATVMSNLGLERYLGDLGLGLERTKVGDRYVVEHMRANGFNVGGEQSGHIVLSDFATTGDGLIAALQIMACIKQQDKPVSEVCRRFEPVPQILKNVRYKGGAPLQHSEVKSAIEDGEARLGTSGRLVIRASGTEPLIRVMAEGDDADLVKQVVNDIAGVVASSAA